The Saccharopolyspora gloriosae genome window below encodes:
- a CDS encoding TetR/AcrR family transcriptional regulator yields MSQGTRRERIRAATEMEIREHARALLVTKGRDAVTLRAIARELGITAPALYRYYDSREDLLRQLGDDICTDLVTELTERVRGADPADFRGKLNSVCHGFRRWALAHPKEFALVFATRADETSEPEGGAAHPDGSEDRFASVFMRIIGPLMVEATNLVNHEAAPAGLHGELASNQQALAHAFSDEGIEMPAEALDTTAVFVLLRWWVRLYGHVALEVFGRFPFTLVDSDLLYESLLDELAKEIGIA; encoded by the coding sequence ATGAGCCAGGGCACTCGGCGCGAACGCATCCGCGCGGCGACCGAAATGGAGATCCGCGAGCACGCTCGCGCCCTCCTCGTCACCAAGGGACGCGACGCCGTGACCCTGCGGGCGATCGCCCGCGAGCTCGGCATCACCGCCCCGGCGCTGTACCGCTACTACGACTCGCGGGAGGACCTGCTCCGCCAACTGGGCGACGACATCTGCACCGACCTCGTCACCGAGCTCACCGAACGGGTGCGCGGCGCGGATCCGGCCGACTTCCGCGGCAAGCTGAACTCGGTGTGCCACGGCTTCCGCCGCTGGGCGCTGGCGCACCCGAAGGAGTTCGCGCTGGTGTTCGCCACCCGCGCCGACGAGACCTCCGAGCCGGAGGGCGGGGCCGCGCACCCGGACGGCTCCGAGGACCGGTTCGCGAGCGTGTTCATGCGCATCATCGGCCCGCTGATGGTGGAGGCCACGAACCTGGTGAACCACGAGGCCGCGCCCGCGGGCCTGCACGGCGAGCTCGCGTCGAACCAGCAGGCGCTGGCGCACGCCTTCTCCGACGAGGGCATCGAGATGCCCGCGGAAGCCCTGGACACCACCGCGGTGTTCGTCCTGCTGCGCTGGTGGGTGCGGTTGTACGGGCACGTGGCGCTGGAGGTGTTCGGGCGCTTCCCGTTCACCCTGGTCGATTCGGACCTGCTCTACGAGTCGCTGCTCGACGAGCTGGCCAAGGAGATCGGCATCGCCTGA
- a CDS encoding glutaredoxin domain-containing protein: MSADGERTDEGGTGAELIVYTRPGCPFCTSLRAGLRRQDLEFREIDIWQEQGAAAAVRAIADGNETVPTVVLGDWSAVNPSASQVLDAVREHAPELLPESKPGLVSGALNALGLRQTD, translated from the coding sequence ATGAGCGCGGACGGTGAGCGGACTGACGAGGGCGGGACCGGCGCGGAGCTGATCGTCTACACCAGGCCGGGTTGCCCGTTCTGCACCTCGTTGCGCGCGGGACTGCGGCGCCAGGACCTGGAGTTCCGGGAGATCGACATCTGGCAGGAGCAGGGCGCGGCCGCCGCGGTGCGCGCGATCGCCGACGGCAACGAGACGGTGCCGACGGTCGTGCTGGGCGACTGGTCCGCGGTGAACCCCTCGGCCTCGCAGGTGCTGGACGCGGTGCGCGAGCACGCGCCCGAACTGCTCCCGGAGAGCAAGCCCGGACTCGTATCCGGAGCCCTCAACGCCTTGGGCCTGCGCCAGACCGACTGA